A region from the Defluviitalea raffinosedens genome encodes:
- a CDS encoding phage major capsid protein — MSYTEVRVYTGQPEYSKHFWNAMRGQENDYSGLSEGRSSDTGTYVMPNATNNKYEAAIKNESLFRKIGTIFNVYEGSYHILAKEYDDLAQFVPEGGTIPVFDGLNDFIQYTVESHKLAALVKMNSDFVRDAAFDIESYLVKRLARNFAKAEDNAFINGTGVHMPTGILNDANGAEVAYSVDEITYDHIIRLYFSVKPKYRKNAVWLMNDKTALALRTMKDEAGNYLWRDSDDTILSKKVFISEFMPDMESDSKPIAFGDFSYYWIICRSPVSVRALSEKFALLDQMGYLAFEFVDGKLIRPEAVKVIQMNTETNS; from the coding sequence ATGAGTTATACTGAAGTCAGAGTATATACCGGTCAGCCGGAATACAGCAAGCACTTCTGGAATGCCATGCGCGGCCAGGAAAACGATTATTCTGGACTTTCCGAAGGCCGCAGCAGCGATACAGGTACTTATGTCATGCCAAATGCCACAAATAACAAATATGAAGCAGCCATCAAAAACGAGAGCCTGTTCAGAAAAATCGGCACAATCTTTAACGTATATGAAGGCAGCTATCACATCCTTGCAAAAGAATACGATGACCTTGCGCAGTTTGTACCGGAAGGCGGCACTATCCCTGTTTTTGACGGACTAAATGATTTCATTCAGTACACTGTTGAAAGCCATAAACTCGCTGCTCTTGTAAAAATGAATTCGGACTTTGTCCGCGATGCCGCATTCGACATCGAAAGCTACCTTGTAAAGCGCCTTGCCAGGAACTTTGCCAAAGCTGAGGACAACGCCTTTATTAACGGTACCGGTGTGCATATGCCGACAGGTATCTTAAACGATGCAAACGGTGCTGAGGTTGCCTATTCCGTCGATGAAATCACCTATGATCATATAATCCGCCTGTACTTCTCTGTGAAGCCGAAATACCGCAAAAATGCTGTATGGCTCATGAACGATAAGACAGCCCTTGCCCTTCGCACAATGAAGGATGAAGCCGGAAACTACCTCTGGCGCGACAGCGATGATACCATCCTCAGTAAAAAGGTATTTATATCAGAGTTTATGCCGGATATGGAGTCTGATTCAAAGCCTATAGCCTTCGGTGATTTTAGCTACTACTGGATCATCTGCAGAAGCCCTGTCAGCGTGAGGGCACTCTCAGAGAAGTTTGCCCTGCTCGACCAGATGGGTTACCTTGCCTTTGAATTTGTTGATGGAAAACTTATTCGCCCGGAGGCAGTGAAGGTAATTCAGATGAATACCGAGACCAACAGTTAA